A region from the Silene latifolia isolate original U9 population chromosome 7, ASM4854445v1, whole genome shotgun sequence genome encodes:
- the LOC141590871 gene encoding CEN-like protein 2 yields the protein MANKPSPLIIGRVVGDVIDPFHPTVRMSVTYNTKQVCNGHELLPSSVTLKPRVQVHDGDMISFFTLIMTDPDVPGPSDPYLREHLHWIVTDIPGTTDATFGNELVAYEMPRPNIGIHRFVFLLYKQNRRASVTVPSSRDRFCARQFAELNNLGLPVAAVYFNCQRETAARRR from the exons ATGGCAAATAAGCCAAGTCCCCTCATAATAGGAAGAGTAGTAGGGGATGTCATAGATCCCTTTCATCCAACTGTAAGAATGTCTGTCACTTACAATACCAAACAAGTTTGCAATGGCCATGAACTCCTCCCTTCCTCTGTTACACTTAAGCCTAGGGTTCAAGTTCATGACGGCGACATGATTTCCTTCTTCACTTTG ATAATGACTGACCCAGATGTTCCTGGACCAAGTGATCCATATCTAAGAGAACACCTACACTG GATTGTAACAGATATTCCAGGCACAACAGATGCTACTTTTG GAAATGAGTTGGTGGCCTATGAAATGCCAAGGCCAAACATAGGCATCCACAGGTTTGTATTTCTCCTATACAAGCAGAACCGTAGGGCGAGTGTCACGGTCCCAAGCTCTCGAGACAGGTTCTGTGCCCGCCAGTTTGCTGAACTGAACAACTTGGGGCTTCCCGTGGCCGCTGTCTACTTCAATTGCCAAAGGGAAACCGCTGCACGAAGGCGCTAG